The Aspergillus fumigatus Af293 chromosome 7, whole genome shotgun sequence genome includes the window GTCTTATCGCCGTGGCTGTGATGGCCACCCTCTCATTTATCGCAACCCTTGCTCTGATCTGTTTCATCACGTACCGTCTTGTTTTCTGGCGCTCAAATTATCAGCGGTACATCGGATACAACCAATATATCATTCTCATCTACAACCTGGTCATCGCCGATCTCCAACAGTCGCTCGCCTTCCTGATATGTATCAAATGGATTGCCGAGGACAAAATCGAAGCGTCGTCGGCAGCATGCTTCCTGCAGGGATTTTGGCTGCAAATCGGAGACCCGGCAAGTGGTCTCTTTGTgctcgccatcgccatccaTACATTCCTTCTGGTCGCCATGGGCCATAAGTTGAGCTACCGAATCTTCGTCCTCGGAGTTGTTGGGCTCTGGGTTTTCGTCGCTATTCTGGTTATTATTCCACTTGCTGCACACGGCCGATTTGTGTTCATCCCGTCTGGCGCCTGGGTAAGCGTTCATCACCCTTCCCGCTGAACCAAACAGTGCTAACCGGGTCAAAAGTGCTGGATCAGTGAGGAGTATGAAGCCGTCCGTCTGTGGACACATTACATCTGGATTTTCCTGGCCGAATTCGGCACGGTCTGTCTGTACGCCGTCATGTGGTTCCAGTTACGCGCGCAAATCAAGCAATCCGCGATTCTGGGAAGCAACCACACGGCCAGTCTGAAGCGTCTCCGTCGAGTCATCGGGTACATGGTTATCTACCCAATCGCCTACATTGTGCTTTCACTTCCGCTGGCGGCCGGCCGAATGGCTACCGCTCGGGGCAACACACCTAGTCTGGCTTATTTCTGTGTCGCCGGAGCGCTCATCACCAGTTCCGGTCTGGTCGACGTGCTGCTCTATACTCTGACGCGTCGGAACCTCATCCTCGAATCCGAGCCGAGCGAAGACCACAGCTACAACCGCttcgccagcagcaagaaccGAAGGAACGACAACCACCTGaccaccatcaccgccgATCCCAAGCAC containing:
- the gprC gene encoding protein gprC, whose product is MSLFQLLYQAGARQEESHGLSRRLAYTEGGITYDIDPLPVAQHKGLIAVAVMATLSFIATLALICFITYRLVFWRSNYQRYIGYNQYIILIYNLVIADLQQSLAFLICIKWIAEDKIEASSAACFLQGFWLQIGDPASGLFVLAIAIHTFLLVAMGHKLSYRIFVLGVVGLWVFVAILVIIPLAAHGRFVFIPSGAWCWISEEYEAVRLWTHYIWIFLAEFGTVCLYAVMWFQLRAQIKQSAILGSNHTASLKRLRRVIGYMVIYPIAYIVLSLPLAAGRMATARGNTPSLAYFCVAGALITSSGLVDVLLYTLTRRNLILESEPSEDHSYNRFASSKNRRNDNHLTTITADPKHTRTDISVLRTRRGHDEEEDHVDSPTRDGSTDNIVQPGVELAPMGKVFQHTTIEITHEPAYPEAEGSDRSSKDSLQRPVKSHDNASRMWGR